A region of Nostoc sp. 'Peltigera membranacea cyanobiont' N6 DNA encodes the following proteins:
- a CDS encoding beta-lactamase hydrolase domain-containing protein: protein MINAIQINENLTTTGQVIPKQLEQAIEEGFKSILNLRSPDELGFSKDEQKVAEALGLHYTNVPLKVDLKNLNEEVITKILTTLEQIPKPAVVHCAAGMRSTGIALLSIAIQEGLTPEETLAKARNLGFGFFEHAGVSPRLKQLFIDYVNKHAKVAVLS, encoded by the coding sequence GTGATCAACGCCATACAGATTAACGAAAACTTGACAACCACAGGACAAGTCATCCCAAAACAGCTTGAGCAAGCTATCGAAGAAGGTTTTAAATCCATTCTAAATCTGCGATCGCCTGATGAACTAGGATTTTCTAAGGATGAGCAAAAAGTAGCGGAAGCATTGGGGCTGCATTATACAAATGTTCCACTCAAGGTGGATTTAAAAAACTTGAATGAAGAGGTGATTACCAAAATCCTCACGACACTAGAACAAATACCTAAACCAGCAGTTGTACATTGTGCAGCCGGGATGCGTTCGACTGGAATTGCGCTATTAAGTATCGCTATTCAGGAAGGATTAACACCAGAGGAAACCTTAGCCAAGGCTAGGAATCTGGGTTTTGGATTCTTTGAACACGCTGGCGTTAGTCCCCGGCTGAAGCAATTATTTATAGACTACGTTAACAAACACGCGAAAGTAGCTGTACTCAGCTAA